The Pan paniscus chromosome 1, NHGRI_mPanPan1-v2.0_pri, whole genome shotgun sequence genome has a segment encoding these proteins:
- the LOC130540989 gene encoding uncharacterized protein LOC130540989 gives MTPRGAEGWGTQCPLSLPQPAGAPPDGLPQAYSRPGRSAGVVGSGPGGGRASQISGPSRRPGPRAAAPTPMERGGGRGSQATDRRHEPPHPRLGRPAPPAPSGAVWSSPPLTHPPGPAPPPPPPPPPPPPPPPPPSSRPWLLLRLCTATAAAAAAAAASGAAAAPPPERARTHHAGPAPWFCPAPPSWRWLGFGPAFPTAFRSPLKGAAHTGVGKAWNYREGAGSFSFA, from the coding sequence ATGACACCTCGGGGAGCTGAAGGGTGGGGGACACAATGTCCTCTTTCTCTCCCACAGCCGGCCGGGGCCCCTCCCGACGGTCTCCCGCAGGCCTACAGTCGACCGGGTCGGTCCGCGGGCGTGGTTGGCTCTGGCCCTGGCGGCGGCCGGGCCTCCCAGATCTCCGGCCCCTCCCGCCGGCCAGGCCCCCGGGCCGCCGCCCCGACACCGATGGAACgcggaggaggaagggggagccAGGCGACTGACCGGCGACATGAGCCGCCTCACCCTCGGCTCGGCCGACCCGCGCCCCCCGCTCCCTCTGGGGCCGTCTGGAGCTCCCCGCCCCTTACTCACCCCCCCGGTCCGgcgcctcctccacctcctccacctcctccacctcctcctcctcctcctcctccctcctctcggCCGTGGCTCCTGCTCCGGCTCTGCACGGCGACggcagcagcagcggcggcggcagcggcctCGGGAGCGGCGGCGGCGCCTCCTCCAGAACGCGCACGCACGCACCACGCAGGCCCCGCCCCCTGGTTCTGCCCCGCCCCTCCAAGTTGGCGATGGCTGGGCTTCGGCCCCGCCTTCCCCACGGCGTTCCGGAGTCCGCTTAAAGGAGCCGCGCACACTGGAGTCGGGAAAGCCTGGAACTACCGGGAAGGGGCGGGGAGTTTTAGCTTTGCGTAG